A region of the Motilibacter aurantiacus genome:
TCGGGCAAGACGACGTTCTTCAATTGCGTGACCGGGATGATCCGCCCGGACACGGGCCGGGTGACGTACCGCGGCAAGGAGATCACCGGCTGGGCGCCGCACCGGGTCGCCGCCGCCGGCATCGGGCGCAGCTTCCAGCTCTGCCGGGTCTTCCCGCGGATGACGGCGCTGGAGAACGTCCTCGTGGCGGCGCGGGCCCGCACCCTGCGCACGCTGCTGTCCGGCGCGTACGACCGCGAGCTCGTCGACCGCGCCCGCGGCTGGCTGGCGCGCGTCGGGCTGGACCACGTGGAGGGCCTGGAGGCCCGCAACCTGTCCTACGGGCAGCAGAAGCTGCTCGAGCTCGCCGGCGTGCTCATGGCGGACCCCGAGACGATCCTGCTCGACGAGCCCGCCGGCGGCGTGAACCCGGCGCTCATCGGCCGCATCGGCACCCTCGTCCGCGAGCTCAACGCCGAGGGCAAGACCTTCCTCATCGTCGAGCACAACATGGAGATGGTGATGAGCCTGTCCGACCACGTCGTCGTGTTCGACCGCGGGCGGCCGATCGCCGAGGGGCCGCCCTGGTCCGTGCAGGCGGACCCACGCGTGCTGGAGGCCTACCTTGGCGTCTGAGTACCTCCTCGAGCTGGTCGACGTCCAGGCCGGCTACGGCAGGGCGGCCATGGTGCTGCGCGGGCTGACGGTACGGGTCCCGCCCGCGTCCGTGGTCTGCCTCGTCGGCCCCAACGGCGCCGGCAAGTCCACCGTCCTCAAGGTCGCCAGCGGGCTGCTGAAGCCGCGGTCCGGTCGCGTCGTCGTCGACGGGGTGGACGTGACCGGCCAGGGCCCGCAGCAGATGCTGCGCTCGGGGATGGCCCACGTGCTGCAGGGGCACAGCGTCTTCCGCGAGATGACCGTGGCGGAGAACGTCATGCTCGGGGCCTACAGCGTGCGGGACCGATCGGTCGTCGCCGAGCGCGTGACGGCCGTCCAGCGCCTCTTCCCGGTGGTGGGCGAGCGCTGGGACGCCCTGGCGGGGCTGCTGTCCGGCGGCCAGCAGAAGCAGGTGGAGTTCGCCCGGTCCCTGATGGTGAGCCCGAAGGTCGTGCTCCTCGACGAGCCGTCCATGGGGCTGGACCCGAAGACGACGACAACGGTCTTCGAGCAGGTGGCCCGCATGCGCGAGGCGGGCGTCGCCGTCCTCATCGTGGAGCAGAACGCCCGGCGGGCACTGGAGACGGCCGACATCGGCTGCGTGCTCGACCTGGGCCGGGTGCATCTGTCCGGGCCGGCGCCGGACCTCCTCGCCGACCGGCGGCTCGGCGAGATCTACCTGGGTGGGCGTCCCGTGACGACCGTCCCCGACGAGAGGTGAGCAGTCCGATGGCACAGCGCACGGTGCGCATCATCATGAACGGCGTCACGGGTCGCATGGGCTACCGGCAGCACCTGCTGCGGTCGATCCTGGCGATCCGGGACGACGGCGGGGTCCTCCTGCCCGACGGCTCCCGGCTGCAGGTCGAGCCGGTTCTCGTGGGGCGGCGGGCCGACCGCTTGGCCGCGATCGCCGACCTGCACGGGGTCGCGGAGTTCTCGACGGACCTGGACGCAGTGCTGGCCGACGACACGGCCGCCGTCTACTTCGACGCGCAGGTCACCAGCGAGCGGACCAAGGCCATCCTCAAGGCCGCTGCGGCGGGCAAGCACGTCTACACCGAGAAGCCCATCGCGGAGACGGTCGCCGAAGGCCTCGAGCTCGTGGACGCCGCCGACTCGGCCGGCATCATCTCCGGGGTCGTCCACGACAAGCTCTACCTCCCGGGCCTGCGCAAGCTCAAGAAGCTGATCGACGCGGGGTTCTTCGGGCGGATCCTCTCGGTGCGCGGCGAGTTCGGCTACTGGGTCTTCGAGGGCGACCTCGAGCCGGCCCAGCGGCCGAGCTGGAACTACCGGGCCGACCAGGGCGGCGGCATGGTCCTGGACATGTTCTGCCACTGGAACTACGTGCTGGAGAACCTCTTCGGCGCCGTCGAGGCGGTCACCGCGAGAGCCGTCACCCACATCCCGCGCCGGTGGGACGAGCAGGGCGAGTCCTACGAGGCCACCGCGGACGACGCGGCCTACGGCATCTTCGAGCTCTCCGGCGGAGTCATCGCGCAGATCAACTCCTCGTGGGCCGTGCGCGTGGACCGCAGCGAGCTGGTGGAGTTCCAGGTCGACGGGACGCACGGGTCCGCTGTCGCCGGGCTCTTCGGCTGCAGGGTCCAACCGCGCGTGCTGACCCCGAAACCGGTATGGAACCCGGACCTGCCGACGACCGAGGACTTCCGCAGCCAGTGGCAGCAGGTCCCCGACAACGAGGTCTTCGGCAACGGCTTCCGCGCCCAGTGGGAGCAGTTCCTGAGCGACGTCGACGCCGGGCGCCCCCATCCCTACGACTTCCGGGCGGGTGTACGCGGGCTGCAGCTCGTCGAGGCCGGGCTGCGCTCCTCCGCCGAGGGCGTGCGGGTCCCCATGGCGACGGCCGGCACGGTGGCCCCGTGACGCAGGCGGCGGTCCGCCACCGCGGCGGGACCGTCCAGCTGCCGGGGACGTCCGGGTGGAGGGCCGTGGCACTGCGCGAGCCCCGGGCCTGGCCCGAGCACCCGGGCGGCTTCCGGGAGCGGGTCGCGTTCGCTGCGGCCCACGTCGTCGCCGACCCGCTCGGGGAGAACGTGCCCGGCGCGCCGGCCGTGGTCGACTGGGAGTCGACACTCGCGTTCCGCCGGCACCTGTTCCGCTACGGGCTGGGCCTGGCGGAGGCGATGGACACCGCGCAGCGCGGGATGGGGCTGGACTGGGCCGCCGTCCGCGAGCTGGTGCGCCGGAGCAGCGGGCAGGCGCTGGCGCTCGGCGCGCGCATCGCGGCCGGGGCGGGGACGGACCACCGGCCCGACCTGCGGACGCTCGACGACGTCGCCGAGGCCTACGCGGAGCAGGTCGAGTTCGTCGCCTCGACCGGCGCGCAGGTCATCGTGATGGCCTCCCGCCAGCTGGCAGCGCTCGCCGCCACCCCCGACGACTACCGCCGGGTCTACGACCGTGTCGTCCCGCTCGCCGGGTCGCCGGTGATCCTGCACTGGCTCGGCGAGATGTTCGACCCCGCACTGCGCGGCTACTGGGCCGGGGCCGACGTCGCGGCCGCGACCGCGGCGTTCCTCGGGCTCGTCCACGACCACGCCGAGCACGTCGACGGGGTCAAGGTCTCCCTGCTCGACGCGGGCCACGAGCGACGGCTACGCGCGGCCCTGCCGCCCGGGGTACGGCTCTACACCGGCGACGACTTCAACTACCCCGAGCTCATCCGCGGGGACGGGACGCACTCCTCCGACGCGCTGCTCGGCGCGTTCGCCGCGGTGGCGCCCGCGGCGGGCGCGGCACTCGCCGCGCTGGACGCGGGTGACGGTGCGACGTACGACGCGGAGATGACGTCGACGCTGCCGCTGTCCCGGCACCTGTTCCAGGCCCCGACCTACTACTACAAGACAGGAATCGCATTCCTGTCGTGGGTCTCCGGTCACCAGCCCGGCTTCACGATGGTGGGCGGCCTGCAGTCGGCCCGCTCGATCACCCACCTCGCGCGCGCCTTCGAGCTGGCGAACGAGGCACAGCTCCTGCCCGACCCCGATCTCGCCGCGGAGCGGGTCACCCTCCTGCTGCGGACGGCGGGGGCGGTCCCGTGACGGGCCTGGCCGCCGAGGTCGAGTCGGACGTCCCTGGTGGCGCGCCCGCCCGCGTGTCCACGCCGCAGCCGGGGGACGCCCGCCTGGGCCGGCTGTCGCTGAACCAGCGCACCACCGCGAGATGGAGCCTGCGGGAGGCGCTGGACGGCGCGCGCGCGGCGGGGCTGCCCGCGGTCGGGCTCTGGCGCGAGCCGGTGGCGGAGGTCGGCCTGGGGCGGGCGGCCCGCTGGGTGCGCGAGTCCGGGCTGCGCGTCTCCTCGCTGTGCCGGGGTGGGTTCTTCACGGCGAGCGACGGGGCCGGCCGGGCCGCGGCGGTCGCTGCGAACCGGGCCGCGATCGACGAGGCGGCGGAGCTGGGCGCGCGCACCCTGGTGCTCGTGCCGGGCGGGCTGCCGCCGGGGGACCGCGACCTGGCCGCGGCCCGCGCGCGCGTGGCGGAGGCGGTCGCGACGCTGGTGCCGTACGCTCGCGAGCGCGGCGTCGTGCTGGGCATCGAGCCGATGAACCCCGTCTACGCCGCGGACCGCGGGGTCGTCTCCACCCTGGCGCAGGCTCTCGAGCTCGCCGCGCCGCACGCACCGGACGAGGTCGGCGTCGTCGTCGACACGTTCCACCTGTGGTGGGAGCCAGGCGTGCACGCCCTGCTGGAGTCCTCCGGCGAGCGCATCGTCAGCTACCAGGTCTGCGACTGGGTGACCCCGCTGCCGGCCGACACGCTGCTGGCGCGCGGGATGATGGGCGACGGCCACGTCGACTTCGCGTCCTTCACGACGGCCGTGGCCCGCTCGGGCTACTCGGGGGACGTGGAGGTCGAGATCTTCAACGCCGACGTCTGGG
Encoded here:
- a CDS encoding DUF993 family protein, whose amino-acid sequence is MTQAAVRHRGGTVQLPGTSGWRAVALREPRAWPEHPGGFRERVAFAAAHVVADPLGENVPGAPAVVDWESTLAFRRHLFRYGLGLAEAMDTAQRGMGLDWAAVRELVRRSSGQALALGARIAAGAGTDHRPDLRTLDDVAEAYAEQVEFVASTGAQVIVMASRQLAALAATPDDYRRVYDRVVPLAGSPVILHWLGEMFDPALRGYWAGADVAAATAAFLGLVHDHAEHVDGVKVSLLDAGHERRLRAALPPGVRLYTGDDFNYPELIRGDGTHSSDALLGAFAAVAPAAGAALAALDAGDGATYDAEMTSTLPLSRHLFQAPTYYYKTGIAFLSWVSGHQPGFTMVGGLQSARSITHLARAFELANEAQLLPDPDLAAERVTLLLRTAGAVP
- a CDS encoding sugar phosphate isomerase/epimerase family protein, which gives rise to MTGLAAEVESDVPGGAPARVSTPQPGDARLGRLSLNQRTTARWSLREALDGARAAGLPAVGLWREPVAEVGLGRAARWVRESGLRVSSLCRGGFFTASDGAGRAAAVAANRAAIDEAAELGARTLVLVPGGLPPGDRDLAAARARVAEAVATLVPYARERGVVLGIEPMNPVYAADRGVVSTLAQALELAAPHAPDEVGVVVDTFHLWWEPGVHALLESSGERIVSYQVCDWVTPLPADTLLARGMMGDGHVDFASFTTAVARSGYSGDVEVEIFNADVWAAPGDRVLATMARRYVELVEPYL
- a CDS encoding Gfo/Idh/MocA family protein encodes the protein MAQRTVRIIMNGVTGRMGYRQHLLRSILAIRDDGGVLLPDGSRLQVEPVLVGRRADRLAAIADLHGVAEFSTDLDAVLADDTAAVYFDAQVTSERTKAILKAAAAGKHVYTEKPIAETVAEGLELVDAADSAGIISGVVHDKLYLPGLRKLKKLIDAGFFGRILSVRGEFGYWVFEGDLEPAQRPSWNYRADQGGGMVLDMFCHWNYVLENLFGAVEAVTARAVTHIPRRWDEQGESYEATADDAAYGIFELSGGVIAQINSSWAVRVDRSELVEFQVDGTHGSAVAGLFGCRVQPRVLTPKPVWNPDLPTTEDFRSQWQQVPDNEVFGNGFRAQWEQFLSDVDAGRPHPYDFRAGVRGLQLVEAGLRSSAEGVRVPMATAGTVAP
- a CDS encoding ABC transporter ATP-binding protein; translation: MVLRGLTVRVPPASVVCLVGPNGAGKSTVLKVASGLLKPRSGRVVVDGVDVTGQGPQQMLRSGMAHVLQGHSVFREMTVAENVMLGAYSVRDRSVVAERVTAVQRLFPVVGERWDALAGLLSGGQQKQVEFARSLMVSPKVVLLDEPSMGLDPKTTTTVFEQVARMREAGVAVLIVEQNARRALETADIGCVLDLGRVHLSGPAPDLLADRRLGEIYLGGRPVTTVPDER
- a CDS encoding ABC transporter ATP-binding protein — protein: MSAGQLASAAAGAGAVEPGLATTGLTKSYGGVCAVNDASVTFHHGRVNALIGPNGSGKTTFFNCVTGMIRPDTGRVTYRGKEITGWAPHRVAAAGIGRSFQLCRVFPRMTALENVLVAARARTLRTLLSGAYDRELVDRARGWLARVGLDHVEGLEARNLSYGQQKLLELAGVLMADPETILLDEPAGGVNPALIGRIGTLVRELNAEGKTFLIVEHNMEMVMSLSDHVVVFDRGRPIAEGPPWSVQADPRVLEAYLGV